The Watersipora subatra chromosome 1, tzWatSuba1.1, whole genome shotgun sequence genome has a window encoding:
- the LOC137406231 gene encoding haloacid dehalogenase-like hydrolase domain-containing protein 3, protein MGGIRRVTLDVTGTIIRIRKDVGGMYKQVATMQGLSFLNHIPTHSINSKFKKTFHKHWEHSPNFGYSNMEAIEWWNRVTEDTLQPFSQDLELRELTQFTRALYKHFSSASAYELIPGAKDTIEKLSKRLDVVVITNNDSRIRNVLGELFDRHVLKSIIISNEEGVYKPDKRIFYRAIEGTDIKESEVLHIGDSYVNDYLPAVSLGMRAALIASCDTSQERRCETIKNITEVLRLV, encoded by the exons ATGGGAGGCATAAGACGAGTAACGCTAGATGTGACTGGTACAATTATCCGTATTAGAAAAGATGTGGGTGGGATGTACAAGCAGGTCGCCACAATGCAAGGCTTGTCATTTCTCAACCATATACCTACTCACAGCATCAATTCTAAGTTCAAAAAGACTTTTCACAAGCATTGGGAGCACTCTCCCAATTTTGGCTACTCAAATATGGAG GCAATAGAATGGTGGAATAGGGTGACTGAAGATACGCTGCAACCATTCAGTCAAGACCTGGAGCTGAGAGAGTTAACTCAGTTCACCCGCGCCCTATATAAGCACTTTTCATCTGCAAGTGCCTATGAGTTGATTCCTGGAGCTAAGGATACAATAGAGAAGTTGAGCAAAA GATTAGATGTTGTGGTAATCACTAACAATGACTCACGGATTCGGAATGTCCTTGGCGAGCTGTTTGATAGACATGTGCTCAAATCGATCATCATTTCCAATGAGGAAG GTGTGTACAAGCCAGACAAGAGAATATTCTATAGAGCTATAGAAGGCACAGACATAAAAGAAAGTGAGGTCTTACACATAGGAGATTCATATGTCAATGATTATTTACCTGCGGTATCTTTAGGAATGAGGGCCGCACTTATTGCATCATGTGACACATCACAGGAACGAAGATGTGAGACCATAAAAAACATTACTGAAGTGCTGAGGCTTGTATAA